The following are from one region of the Trichoderma breve strain T069 chromosome 5, whole genome shotgun sequence genome:
- a CDS encoding sugar transporter domain-containing protein, whose translation MANLTGPLAKYNVAHKLYKSSLLNSVCLVAGLSIFFFGYDQGLMGGVNTARDYAERMGFGHWDEDQGIVVVDKPLLQGGIVAVYYLPGTLCGCLLGGWLGDRYGRIKTIALACAWSVCAAALQASAMNSNWMFCARVLNGVGTGILNAITPVWATETAAHTSRGQFVSIEFTLNILGVVVAYWLEFGTSKYHDNTSSFIWRFPVAFQILPLIALFIVIWFMPESPRWLVKVGREEEARFILGRLRGNEGEDGIKMEAEYQDIINIRNLEEDTSKQQGYLQMFFGIGSGKLHTGRRVQLVIWLQILQEWIGIAGITIYGPEIFTIAGISSKDRLWVSGINNITYMFATLICVFTIDRIGRRWTLYWGAVGQGICMFVAGGLARATINAESKSSQAHIGGAATFFVFLYTAIFGATWLTVPWLYPAEIFPLQVRAKGNAWGVVGWSIGNGWCVLLLPTIFKRLNEKTLYIFGAVNALSILVVWALYPESNQRTLEEMDLVFASDSIWAWEAERNFAKLKTENPDLVQSSGPKPGVVDVEHAVAAKE comes from the exons ATGGCCAACCTCACCGGGCCGCTGGCCAAATACAATGTGGCCCATAAGCTTTACAAAAGCTCCCTTCTAAATTCCGTCTGTCTCGTAGCGGGGTTAtcgattttcttcttcggctaTGATCAAGGATTGATGGGCGGCGTCAATACGGCGCGTGACTATGCTGAGCGCATGGGCTTTGGCCACTGGGATGAAGACCAGGGTATTGTCGTTGTCGATAAGCCCTTGCTGCAGGGAGGCATCGTTGCCGTGTATTATCTCCCGGGGACTCTCTGCGGCTGTCTCCTCGGTGGCTGGCTGGGCGACCGATATGGTCGTATCAAGACGATTGCTTTGGCATGTGCTTGGAGCGTttgcgctgctgctctgcaGGCTTCGGCCATGAACTCAAACTGGATGTTTTGCG CGCGTGTGCTTAACGGGGTTGGCACTGGAATTTTAAATGCGATTACACCAGTTTGGGCAACCGAGACCGCTGCTCATACTTCTCGTGGACAATTCGTTTCCATTGAGTTTACTCTGAACATCCTTGGAGTTGTTGTCGCATACTGGCTAGAATT TGGCACCTCCAAATACCACGACAACACATCCTCATTTATCTGGAGATTCCCCGTTGCCTTTCAGATCCTTCCTCTCATTGCGCTCTTCATTGTCATTTGGTTCATGCCGGAATCTCCGCGCTGGCTTGTCAAAGTTGgccgtgaagaagaagctcgctTTATCCTAGGTCGGCTTCGCGGCAACGAAGGCGAGGACGGCATCAAAATGGAAGCAGAGTACCAAGATATCATTAACATTCGTAACTTGGAAGAAGATACTTCCAAGCAGCAGGGTTACCTCCAAATGTTTTTTGGTATCGGTTCTGGAAAACTGCACACTGGTCGGCGCGTTCAACTTGTTATTTGGCTTCAGATTCTTCAAGAATGGATTGGTATTGCAGGAATTACCATCTACGGTCCCGAAATCTTTACCATAGCTGGAATTAGCTCCAAGGACAGGCTATGGGTCAgcggcatcaacaacatcacatATATG TTTGCCACATTGATCTGCGTCTTCACCATCGATCGCATCGGCCGTCGTTGGACTTTATACTGGGGGGCAGTTGGACAGGGAATATGCATGTTTGTCGCTGGTGGTCTTGCTCGAGCTACGATCAATGCCGAGAGCAAAAGTAGCCAGGCCCATATTGGCGGCGCCGCAACATTTTTCGTATTCCTTTATACTGCGATATTTGGTGCTACTTGGCTTACTGTTCCTTGGCTCTACCCGGCCGAGATTTTCCCCTTGCAAGTTAGAGCCAAGGGCAATGCTTGGGGTGTTGTTGGCTGGTCCATTGGCAATGGCTGGTGT gttttgcttcttccaacCATCTTTAAGCGCCTCAACGAGAAAACTCTCTACATATTCGGTGCTGTCAATGCTTTATCCATCCTTGTCGTCTGGGCGCTGTATCCTGAGTCCAATCAGCGGACGTTGGAAGAGATGGATCTCGTGTTTGCTAGTGATAGTATCTGGGCCTGGGAGGCCGAACGCAATTTTGCCAAGCTGAAGACGGAGAATCCTGACCTTGTTCAGAGTTCAGGACCGAAACCAGGAGTTGTAGATGTTGAGCACGCTGTCGCAGCTAAGGAGTAA
- a CDS encoding fungal chitosanase of glycosyl hydrolase group 75 domain-containing protein, translating to MRSNALLGLAAFGTVASAFSLPANLKTIYDNHKSGTCAKKLSGTFSGGASYCGDLAGAIFLKGSSGNYDNLDIDCDGANNSAGACANDPSGQSETAFKDTVRTFGISDLDANIHPYVVFGNSGSSPSFNPQSSGMQPLSVMAVVCNNQVFYGIWGDTNGGTSTGEASLALGKLCFPNEGLSGDNGHDPKDVLFIGFTGSGAVPGKSGANWAAKNTNDFENSIKALGDRLVAGLKA from the exons ATGCGATCCAAcgctctccttggcctcgctgCCTTCGGCACAGTAGCCTCAGCCTTCTCACTCCCTGCCAACCTCAAGACCATCTACGACAACCACAAG TCGGGAACGTGTGCCAAGAAATTGTCGGGCACTTTTAGCGGCGGAGCTTCATACTGTGGTGACCTTGCCGGtgccatcttcctcaaggGCAGCTCTGGCAACTATGATAACCTCGACATCGATTGTGATGGCGCCAACAACTCGGCTGGTGCTTGTGCCAACGATCCCAGTGGCCAGAGCGAGACTGCCTTCAAGGATACTGTGAGAACATTCGGCATTTCTGATCTCGATGCCAATATTCACCCGTATGTCGTCTTCGGCAATTCGGGCAGCAGCCCCTCTTTCAACCCTCAGTCATCCGGCATGCAGCCGCTTAGTGTCATGGCTGTTGTGTGCAATAACCAAGTT TTCTATGGTATCTGGGGTGATACCAACGGTGGCACCTCCACCGGAGAAGCTTCCCTTGCTTTGGGTAAGCTTTGCTTCCCTAACGAAGGCCTTAGCGGTGATAACGGCCATGATCCCAAGGACGTTTTGTTCATTGGATTCACTGGCTCCGGAGCTGTGCCCGGCAAGAGCGGCGCAAACTGGGCGGCCAAGAACACCAATGACTTTGAGAACAGTATCAAGGCACTGGGAGACAGGCTTGTTGCCGGTCTCAAGGCTTAA